A DNA window from Anastrepha obliqua isolate idAnaObli1 chromosome 5, idAnaObli1_1.0, whole genome shotgun sequence contains the following coding sequences:
- the LOC129247106 gene encoding LOW QUALITY PROTEIN: beta-hexosaminidase subunit beta-like (The sequence of the model RefSeq protein was modified relative to this genomic sequence to represent the inferred CDS: inserted 1 base in 1 codon), whose amino-acid sequence MRCILALLSAAFLIFCFGSHFSRADDGYRSFGPEFKATTGEVWPKPYRQAESSTFYAINATNLQFVAVNENCALLEDAFSRYINIIRAATQGYNRAPATATVGIVQTFLVNLTQPCENLPHLDMDESYYLRGDGVVRANSIWCVLRGLETLSQLLVPMPNGLLLTRSTEIYDQPRFKYRGLMLDSARHFVSKKKILQLIAGMAYNKLNVFHWHMTDDSAFTYNSSVFPELAAKGASRPELTYSXEEVVEYARVRGIRVVAEFDTPAHTASWGASHPEILTKCAGKYIGQLGPLNPTKETTFNFLYKLFSEIKTLFPDKYLHLGVDEVDSACWESNADIQAYLKAHELDNGDLSYLYLERFSANISALGWKQMVWQEAMTENAYMEWPPGTIAQVWFDYKKIMAALTKKGHDIIMSDGWYLYVLDTGADWEKFYDIEPTNFSGSAAQKAHVIGGEACLWSEWINEHNVLPTTFPRVSAVAERLWSPQELRDTEAARLRLEEHNCRMIGRGIEARPANGFGMC is encoded by the exons ATGCGCTGTATACTCGCACTTCTGTCAGctgcatttttaatattttgctttggCTCACATTTCAGCCGTGCCGATGATGGTTATCGCAGTTTTGGTCCTGAATTTAAAGCTACTACAG GCGAAGTTTGGCCAAAACCGTACCGCCAAGCGGAAAGCAGTACTTTTTACGCGATTAATGCCACGAATTTGCAGTTTGTC GCTGTGAACGAGAATTGTGCGCTGCTGGAAGATGCCTTTTCGCGGTACATCAACATCATACGCGCTGCAACGCAAGGTTATAATCGCGCCCCTGCCACCGCCACCGTTGGCATCGTCCAAACATTTCTTGTCAATCTTACACAACCCTGCGAAAACTTGCCACATCTCGACATGGATGAGTCAT ATTATTTACGCGGCGATGGAGTGGTAAGAGCCAACTCCATTTGGTGTGTATTGCGTGGTTTGGAGACCCTCTCCCAACTATTAGTGCCAATGCCAAATGGACTG CTACTTACGCGCAGTACAGAAATTTACGATCAACCCCGTTTCAAATATCGCGGGCTGATGTTGGACTCCGCAAGGCATTTTGTGAGTaagaagaaaattttgcaaCTGATCGCTGGTATGGCCTACAATAAGCTGAATGTTTTCCACTGGCATATGACGGATGACTCAGCATTTACCTACAATTCAAGCGTTTTTCCGGAGTTGGCAGCGAAGGGCGCCTCTCGACCTGAACTGACCTATT AAGAAGAAGTGGTGGAATATGCGCGTGTACGGGGTATTCGTGTGGTGGCAGAATTTGATACGCCAG CTCATACAGCCTCTTGGGGTGCTTCACATCCGGAGATACTGACAAAATGCGCTGGGAAATATATCGGCCAACTTGGTCCCTTAAATCCCACAAAAGAAACAACTTTTAACTTCCTCTACAAGCTTTTCAG TGAAATTAAAACCCTTTTCCCCGACAAATATCTGCACTTGGGCGTGGACGAAGTCGATTCTGCCTGCTGGGAATCAAATGCCGATATTCAAGCCTATCTAAAGGCGCATGAACTGGACAATGGTGACTTATCATATCTATATTTAGAGCGTTTTTCGGCAAATATCTCAGCCTTGGGCTGGAAGCAGATGGTGTGGCAGGAG GCCATGACCGAAAACGCTTACATGGAATGGCCCCCCGGCACAATTGCACAAGTGTGGTTTGATTATAAGAAAATTATGGCCGCACTCACGAAAAAAGGTCACGATATCATCATGAGCGATGGTTGGTACTTGTATGTGTTGGACACTGGCGCCGATTGGGAAAAGTTCTACGATATTGAACCGACAAATTTCAGCGGCAGTGCAGCACAGAAAGCGCATGTAATTGGTGGTGAAGCTTGTCTATGGAGTGAGTGGATTAATGAGCATAATGTGCTGCCAACAACATTTCCGCGTGTGAGTGCAGTGGCCGAGCGTTTGTGGTCCCCGCAGGAGTTACGTGATACAGAAGCGGCGCGATTACGTTTGGAGGAACATAACTGTCGCATGATAGGGCGAGGAATCGAAGCTCGACCGGCTAATGGTTTTGGCATGTGTTGA